In Bartonella machadoae, a single genomic region encodes these proteins:
- the trmFO gene encoding methylenetetrahydrofolate--tRNA-(uracil(54)-C(5))-methyltransferase (FADH(2)-oxidizing) TrmFO has translation MLNISNTPIHIIGGGLAGSEACWQIAQSGIPVVLHEMRPHKKSDAHKTDQLAELVCSNSFRSDDASTNAVGLLHAEMRLAKSLIMKAADANKVPAGSALAVDRDGFSKTVTESLENHPLIKIEREEIQKLPEDWLHIIIATGPLTSPTLAQAIQEITGTEALSFFDAIAPIIYTDSIDMDVCWYQSRYDKIGPEGTGKDYLNCPLDKEQYNAFVQALKSAEKIEFRDFEKTPYFDGCLPIEVMAERGLETLRHGPMKPMGLTNTHNPTIKPYAVVQLRQDNKLGTLYNMVGFQTKLKYGEQVRIFRMIPGLENAEFARLGGLHRNTYLNSPIILDQTLRLKQKPQLRFAGQITGCEGYVESSAIGLLSGRFAAAEYHNKCPCLPPLTTAFGALLNHITGGHIVDNEEKRQSFQPMNINFGLFPPINPLELSGKHLSSKEKKIAKKQALTARALNDCLQWLADKEQKSSFL, from the coding sequence ATGTTAAATATATCCAATACTCCAATCCATATCATCGGTGGCGGTCTAGCAGGTAGTGAAGCGTGCTGGCAAATTGCTCAATCAGGAATCCCTGTTGTTTTGCATGAAATGCGGCCTCATAAGAAATCTGATGCCCATAAAACTGATCAACTTGCCGAACTGGTTTGTTCAAATTCTTTTCGTTCTGACGATGCATCTACAAATGCTGTAGGACTTTTACACGCTGAAATGCGATTGGCAAAATCCCTCATCATGAAGGCTGCTGATGCCAATAAAGTACCAGCTGGAAGTGCTCTTGCCGTGGATCGCGATGGATTTTCTAAAACTGTTACAGAATCACTTGAAAATCACCCTCTTATAAAAATAGAACGTGAGGAAATCCAAAAGCTTCCTGAGGATTGGCTGCATATTATCATTGCAACAGGTCCCCTTACCTCGCCGACTCTTGCTCAAGCAATACAAGAAATAACCGGAACAGAAGCACTTTCCTTTTTTGATGCTATTGCTCCTATTATCTATACTGATAGTATTGATATGGATGTCTGTTGGTATCAATCTCGCTATGACAAAATCGGTCCTGAGGGAACAGGAAAGGATTATCTTAATTGTCCCCTTGATAAAGAACAATATAACGCTTTTGTTCAAGCATTAAAAAGTGCAGAAAAAATAGAATTCCGCGACTTTGAAAAAACTCCCTATTTTGATGGATGTCTACCAATTGAAGTTATGGCTGAACGCGGGCTTGAAACCCTCAGACATGGTCCGATGAAACCTATGGGATTAACCAATACTCATAATCCTACAATTAAACCCTACGCCGTCGTCCAATTACGCCAAGATAACAAGCTTGGAACCCTCTATAATATGGTTGGTTTTCAAACGAAACTGAAATATGGAGAACAAGTTCGTATTTTTAGAATGATTCCTGGTCTTGAAAACGCTGAATTTGCACGCCTTGGTGGACTCCATCGCAATACCTATCTCAATTCACCAATCATTCTTGATCAAACTCTTCGTTTAAAACAAAAACCCCAACTGCGTTTTGCTGGACAAATTACGGGATGTGAAGGTTATGTCGAATCATCCGCCATAGGGCTTCTTTCTGGGCGTTTTGCCGCTGCGGAATACCACAATAAATGCCCTTGCCTACCACCATTAACCACAGCATTTGGAGCCCTTTTGAACCATATTACAGGAGGACATATCGTAGACAACGAAGAAAAAAGGCAATCCTTCCAACCAATGAATATTAATTTTGGACTTTTTCCTCCTATCAATCCTCTTGAGCTCTCAGGAAAACACTTGTCAAGCAAAGAAAAAAAAATAGCAAAAAAACAAGCCCTAACGGCTCGAGCTCTTAATGATTGTCTTCAATGGTTAGCAGACAAAGAACAAAAGAGCTCCTTTTTATAA
- the tig gene encoding trigger factor: protein MQVTETLNEGLKREIKIVVPARDLEEKLNERLNDTKGKIKLNGFRPGKVPAGYLKKMYGKSFMAEILNEIVSDAPHSILADRNERSALQPQIDIDENEQILDGKADFVFNLKYEVLPKFEIKDFENIEITREIATIPEQEIDDQVKKVLSSTRSYSLKDGLSEEGDRVTIDYLGKLEGVPFDGGAGSDAQLVLGSKQFIPGFEEQLVGVKAGDTKTISVKFPDNYNAMHLAGKDAEFDITVKAVSKPDALKIDDEAAQKVGLESLSRLREVVRGQIESQYGSMTRQKIKRQILDALDADYNFEIPEGLLEIEFNNIWTQVNDDLKKAGRSFEDEGVTEEQAREEYRVLAQRRVRLGLVLSEIGMKVGVKVSEDELKAAVFDQVRQYPGQEKEIMDFFRKTPEAVANLRAPIFEEKVIDHLLARIKVTDKEVSVEELMKEYDDTDLIETKPEKKKSAVKEKTTEKVSAKKKTTKKG, encoded by the coding sequence ATGCAGGTTACCGAGACGCTTAATGAAGGATTGAAGCGCGAGATTAAGATTGTGGTTCCGGCGCGAGATTTAGAAGAAAAATTAAATGAACGGTTGAATGATACCAAAGGTAAGATCAAACTTAATGGTTTTCGTCCTGGTAAGGTGCCGGCTGGATACTTAAAGAAGATGTATGGTAAGTCTTTTATGGCGGAAATTCTCAATGAGATAGTCAGTGATGCGCCGCATTCTATTTTAGCTGATCGCAACGAACGTTCAGCATTGCAACCGCAAATTGATATAGATGAAAATGAACAAATTCTGGATGGTAAAGCTGATTTTGTTTTTAATTTAAAATACGAAGTCTTACCAAAATTTGAAATTAAAGATTTTGAAAATATTGAAATTACCCGTGAAATTGCTACCATTCCCGAACAAGAGATTGATGATCAAGTAAAGAAAGTTCTTTCTTCTACACGGAGTTACTCACTAAAAGATGGTCTTTCTGAAGAAGGTGATCGTGTTACAATAGATTATCTTGGTAAGCTTGAGGGTGTTCCATTTGATGGTGGGGCGGGTAGTGATGCACAATTGGTTCTTGGGTCAAAACAGTTTATTCCTGGTTTTGAGGAACAATTAGTTGGTGTAAAAGCGGGTGATACAAAAACGATTTCTGTTAAATTTCCTGATAATTACAATGCGATGCATTTGGCTGGCAAAGATGCAGAATTTGATATCACGGTTAAAGCTGTCTCTAAGCCGGATGCGTTAAAGATTGATGATGAGGCAGCGCAAAAAGTTGGGTTAGAATCGCTTAGTCGCTTACGTGAAGTTGTTCGTGGACAGATTGAAAGTCAGTATGGCTCAATGACACGTCAAAAAATTAAACGTCAAATCCTTGATGCTTTAGATGCTGATTATAATTTTGAGATTCCTGAAGGGCTTTTGGAAATTGAATTTAACAATATATGGACTCAAGTTAATGATGATTTAAAAAAAGCTGGACGCAGTTTTGAGGATGAAGGTGTTACAGAAGAACAGGCACGAGAGGAGTACCGTGTACTTGCACAGCGCCGTGTTCGTCTTGGTTTGGTACTTTCTGAAATTGGAATGAAAGTTGGTGTTAAAGTAAGTGAAGATGAATTAAAAGCAGCTGTCTTTGATCAGGTTCGTCAGTATCCTGGACAAGAGAAGGAGATTATGGATTTTTTCCGCAAGACTCCAGAAGCTGTTGCAAATTTACGTGCTCCAATTTTTGAAGAAAAAGTCATTGATCATTTGTTGGCAAGGATAAAAGTCACAGATAAAGAAGTGTCAGTTGAAGAGCTGATGAAAGAGTATGACGACACAGATTTAATAGAAACAAAGCCAGAAAAGAAGAAATCTGCAGTAAAGGAAAAAACCACAGAGAAAGTTTCAGCTAAGAAAAAAACGACGAAAAAGGGTTAG
- a CDS encoding HU family DNA-binding protein — MNKSELVSSVAEKAGVSKAQAGSVVDAFIASVTEALASGGDVRLPGFGSFEVSHRAATKGRNPSTGAEIDIPARSVPKFSAGKSLKEAVNNK; from the coding sequence ATGAATAAAAGTGAATTGGTTAGCTCCGTTGCTGAAAAAGCAGGTGTTTCAAAGGCGCAAGCTGGTTCTGTTGTTGATGCTTTTATCGCTTCTGTAACAGAAGCTTTGGCTTCGGGGGGAGATGTTCGTCTTCCAGGTTTTGGTTCTTTTGAAGTTTCTCATCGTGCCGCTACAAAGGGGCGCAATCCTTCAACGGGTGCTGAAATTGATATTCCAGCACGTTCTGTGCCAAAATTTTCCGCAGGAAAAAGTCTTAAAGAAGCTGTTAATAACAAGTAA